The stretch of DNA CTTGAGCAGGTCGTTGATATGCACGGCGGCTCCTCGCTGCCTCGCGGGCAGTCGGCGGGCGGGATCGGCCCGTCCCGGAGGTTGAATCTAGGGACGCTCCCGGCGGGAGTCAAATCGGACGGCAGGCAAGCGGGCAGGTCAGGGGACCGGCTCGAGCCAGCCGTGCCGGTCCTCGGCATCGCCGGCGAGGATCGAGCGGAACGCGGCGTCGAGCCGGCGGGTGACCGGTCCCGGACGGCCGGGGCCGACCTCGATCCGGTCGACGGTCCGTACCGGCGTGATCTCCGCGGCGGTACCGGTGAAGAACAGCTCGTCGGCGAGGTAGAGCGCCTCCCGGGGTATCCGCTCCTCGACCACGTCGAACCCCTGCTCCCGGGCCAGGACGATCAAGCTCGCGCGGGTGATCCCGGGGAGGATCGACGCGCCCAGCGGAGGGGTGACGAGCCTCCCGTCACGCACCAGGAAGAGGTTCTCGCCCGATCCCTCGCTCACGAAGCCCTCGGTGTCGAGGGCGATCCCTTCCACATAGCCGTTGGCGATCGCTTCCATCTTGATCAACTGAGAGTTGGCGTAGTTCGCTCCGGCCTTCGCCAGGGCCGGGAGGGTGTTGGGCGCCAGCCGGGTCCACGACGAGACCTGCACGTCGACCCCGCGCTCCAGCGCCTCCGGACCCAGGTAGGCTCCCCACGACCACGTGGCGATCACGAGGTCCACGGGGCAGCCGTGCGGGTTCACCCCCACGTCGCCGTAGCCTCGAAACGCCACGGGACGGATGTAGCACGCGCGGAATTCGTTCGCCTTCACCGTCTCGAGGCACGCAGCGGACGTCTGCTCCGGCGTGAAGGGGATCGGCATCCGGTAGACCCGCGCCGAATCGAACAGCCGCCGGACGTGCTCGCGGAGCCTGAAGACCGCCGGACCGCGCTTCGTGTCGTAGCACCGGATCCCCTCGAACACGGACGACCCGTAGTGGACGACGTGGGACAGTACGTGGATGCGCGCCTCCTCCCAGCGAACGAGCTTGCCGTTCATCCAGATGAGCTTGCTAGGAGTGAAGGACATCGGGCCTCCGACGCCGGACTGGCCGGCGAGCAGGACGAGCGGGTCTCGGGCGCCTGGGCGGGGATTATAGGGACGCGCAGGCGCCCGCTTCAACCTGCTCGGGAGGCCGAGCCGAGATCGTCCCAGGCGTGCAGCACCAGCGCGGCCGCGACGACCCCGGCGGTCTCCGTGCGGAGCGTGCGAGGGCCGAGGCTCGCCCGGTGCCATCCGGACGCCACGAGGAACGCCGTCTCCTCCGCTTCGAACCCGCCTTCGGGGCCGACCGCCAGCCACACCTCGGCAGGTCGGGG from Terriglobia bacterium encodes:
- a CDS encoding branched-chain amino acid transaminase; amino-acid sequence: MSFTPSKLIWMNGKLVRWEEARIHVLSHVVHYGSSVFEGIRCYDTKRGPAVFRLREHVRRLFDSARVYRMPIPFTPEQTSAACLETVKANEFRACYIRPVAFRGYGDVGVNPHGCPVDLVIATWSWGAYLGPEALERGVDVQVSSWTRLAPNTLPALAKAGANYANSQLIKMEAIANGYVEGIALDTEGFVSEGSGENLFLVRDGRLVTPPLGASILPGITRASLIVLAREQGFDVVEERIPREALYLADELFFTGTAAEITPVRTVDRIEVGPGRPGPVTRRLDAAFRSILAGDAEDRHGWLEPVP